From Dendropsophus ebraccatus isolate aDenEbr1 chromosome 2, aDenEbr1.pat, whole genome shotgun sequence, a single genomic window includes:
- the MSC gene encoding musculin, which produces MSTGSVSDTEDLLELRVLELQYRKSKGGAGCSDLLLDHSTDNSEEDGIAESSTGKKKRECRSQQSPDKKQTSKSSKECKQSQRNAANARERARMRVLSKAFSRLKTSLPWVPPDTKLSKLDTLRLASSYIAHLRQLLQDDRYENSYVHPVNLTWPFVVSGRLECDSKEVNVSSTRLCGATA; this is translated from the exons ATGTCCACAGGGTCTGTGAGTGACACTGAGGATCTGCTGgagctgagagtgctggagcttcAGTATAGAAAATCTAAAGGAGGAGCAGGATGCAGTGACCTGCTGCTGGACCACTCCACTGACAACTCAGAAGAAGATGGCATTGCTGAGAGCTCCACTGGCAAGAAGAAGAGGGAGTGCAGGAGCCAGCAGAGCCCAGACAAGAAGCAAACTTCTAAGTCATCCAAGGAATGCAAACAATCCCAAAGAAATGCAGCCAATGCCAGGGAGAGAGCCCGCATGAGAGTGCTGAGCAAAGCCTTCTCCAGGCTGAAGACCAGCCTGCCCTGGGTGCCCCCAGACACCAAGCTCTCCAAGCTGGACACCCTGAGACTAGCCTCCAGCTACATTGCCCATCTCAGGCAGCTGCTGCAAGACGACAGATATGAGAATAGCTATGTGCATCCTGTCAACCTG ACATGGCCATTTGTGGTTTCGGGAAGACTGGAATGTGATTCCAAAGAAGTTAATGTGTCATCCACCAGGCTTTGTGGGGCCACAGCTTAG